The Manihot esculenta cultivar AM560-2 chromosome 8, M.esculenta_v8, whole genome shotgun sequence genomic interval ACGCAACGAACTATACCTGGTATGTATCCCCTAAGTCAAAAACCCTGTTATGTACTTTTTGCTAAATTACAATGGAGCTGTATTGTATGTTTGGTAAACCACCGATTTCTAAAAAGCAAGGAGGTACCCTCTGCAGGAGGCAAAGCAAAGAAGAGGAGAGCTCTCAAACAAAAAAAGTCCATAACTATAAAACCCACACTACAAATGGGAGACCGCTCCCCCCTTCCCCACCAGCATAAAAAGGGAAACATATATATCCTACAAAACCAATTGCCTACCCCTACATatcaactcttttttttttccttaaattaTTCTTTTCTCCCTGAGCATCATTTGTTTCCTTCCTTCAAATGTACCACTCAACCCCTGGCTGCCACTTCCATAAAAAACATCGTATAGATTCAACTTAATGTGCAGGCCGAGGATCATCAGCTCTTGCCTAATTGTATATTTTAACTGGCTTCTCAAACGTATGACGGTTCTGCAATATTTGAAACCAAATATCAGGTGTCAACACATGTTAGTCAATTTCACGATTACTATTACACTATTTTGGGCAATGGTATAAATCaagggaaaattactatttaatccacATATGGTATGCTCATTAGTTAGTCTAGtggttttgaaaaatacattgaCACACTCTTGAGGATTTAAAAAGTCCCTCTGTTAATTGTAGTTATTAAATCTCGTTCAAAAGTCTAAAATACCCCCCAATACATAGGGATTAATTagtacatttttataaaattgtgaaatcaactaataatttttttcgtaCCACAAGGACTAAAGAGTAAAACACTTATCggctaaaattaatgaaaaaaccaATTGGTAGATTTAAAATCCAAAGGAcgatataatatattattcaaaATCAGGGACCAATCAATGAATTTTCTTGTACTACAGGGACTAGATAGTAAATTTCTCTTAAATTAATCCTGAACATTGTTGCTattgtattaaataaaaaagtggTATTTTTGCAAATCTAACCATGTGCATCTGTCAATGTGTGAAGTATAGCTTTTACCTGGTTTACCGCGTAAGACCTCTTGGGCGTATTGTCAGAATGCTCCAACCCAAGGTACTGTTCCCAAGCACCATaaacatctcttctctgaaaAAACAGATGTGCACACGATTAATACAAAGAAATCAACCATGAATAATCACCAGAATATTGGAAAATTTTTCaacaaaagaaattttaagtaaACAAAATTCAGAAGCACCTGAAAACGGGTGAAAACTATATCAGAATCCTGCAGATACTCTGGACGACCTAGTGAGAGAAATGCAAATTTCCACTGACCAGCAAAGAGAGATTGAAACTGAGTGAGTGAGTGAAAGATATGCACCATGCATGAAAGAAACAAGATTAGTTTGCTTCCAAGCAGCACAAAGTGCAGCGTCTCTCCCCTGTCTTGCATGTACATATTCATTTCAAAGTGGAGCAAAGAAAGGAGTTCATGGTACCTTAGAAAAGTCCTCATCAGGAACCTGCAGTTTCTTTTGAATGCGTGCTTTAACTTCAGCTAAAGTTTCACCTTCATGGATGACCAAGAAAAATGGCTCCCCAAAATTCTGTACTTGCTGTTTAGAAGATAAAAAGCAAGTATTGGCACATAAGAACTTGGAAAGTTCATGCAACTTAGAAGATCATTTTCATAACAGCCAGATGGCTAAGAGCAACAGAAGCCTGGTGTTAAATTTATAAAGCATTCAATACCATTTGATTTTGAGCCGTCTCCTTTGTGAAGTGATAAACATGAATCAAGCGATCATGAGGTCCAAGATTTTTCTCTTCCTCTGGGATCTGTAGAGAGAAAGGAGAAGATGCTAACATATTGTCAAATTAAATACCAATTGAATATCCTTGAAGACTTGAATTGGTAAGCACAGACATACAATATCTCCTGCATCTAGGCTATTGGGCATTTGCTAAATTCTCTTGGAACTTGAAAAGTGAAAAATTATCTATTCATGCCTCTTTAACTTCATGCTACAAGCCAGTTAATTTTAAAATCCCACTCCAGAGAGAAATTATAATGAAATGCAATATCAAAGAGAAATTATAACTTCATATAGGAAGACTTGAGTTGGCCAACACAATTCAGCTCCTTACAATTTGGAAAATATTTAGAGCCTCAACAGAAAATTAGATGCAATATTTCCCAAATGTAACTAATGAAAGTTGATTAAGTTTGGCTATCTACTTTTTCCTTTAGAAAATAGAATAATTAATATTGATGAATATGGAGATGGGGCGAGATGCAGAGTGGGTGGGGGCACTTCCCATAGTTGCAAGTTATCAGATTTTCAACATCACAATAGCAACATGGTATAAACATCAAAAAAGAAACTAAAacaaatgagaaaaaaatgaaaaataaagacAACCACTCCTATCAACAATTCAAATAAGCAAGCAAAATGATGTGTACACGCACACACACCATACGATATAAGTTTTCAAAATCAATTGATGCTTGATAATATGAATCAATACATTGGGGCATTAAAGTGGAATTACTACAATTTTACAAAATAAGCACCTTCAATGAAATTTCCAAAAACTTGTTTGCCCCTACAAAAAAGAAAAGCTCAAGGGCCATTTTTAGGAGTAGGCAATATTCAGTTCAAACTAAAATAATCGACCAAACCAAATCAATTCGAaattttggttcagttttattttcttttcggtttggttttaattttaaaaaatttcaactatttcaattcggttttgtccaaaaaattttttgttaaaacCAAACTGAACCGACTAGTTATTTTTTGATGATTTAGTATCATTGGGTACATGAACTTGAAGGGtttgtttttttgaaaaaaaaatttgtagtTTTCCCTTTAAAGTTCAAAGTTGAAAcgcttcaattaaattttagaaaattaaaaatgaggTCTAAAAGAAAAAGCCATTAAAAAGTGTACAGAATAGAACCAAACCAGGGCAGTTCAGTGCGGTTCAGTTTCCACAAATTCCTAAAATTTGGTTTTCGGTTTACTTCAAAACTGAACAAACCAAATGCCACTCCTAGCCATTTCCAACCGGTTACCTGTACTAGATATATACACAAGTAACACTCATGGATAGGCTTACACATCCATGCCCAGTGTCTAAGTTCAAAACTGTACCTGTACCTAATGATCCTATTAGAGTGCGTTTGGTGGAAAATAAGAGAGGCAGTGACATGCAGCCACATTCAAGACAatataaaacatacaaggataGAATCAACAAGCCTAATAACAGGGAGAAATATGGAAAAAGGACTTGCCTCCTCTGCACGCAATGTCCAGTACTGATCATTTATATTTTCGATTTTTTCATTGGGAGGAAAGATCTGCAAAATGCAAGATGTAGGAACCATGAGATAAAACAAACCCAAccaaataatacaaataaatgGTCCAACCGGACATATTATGAAGAGATAAATTGATATTCCAAATGGCAGAGCCAATATAGGGACAACTGGCAAGCACGTTTGAAGAATTATCCATATTGTTCAAATCATCCAACCATTATTAAATATCACTTTTATTCAGAAAGCAAGCAAACTTCTGGAATGGAGTCGTTACCTTGTATATCTTGTGATAGAAAACTTCAAGAAGACGAAGTTCTGCATTTGGATGAGACAACTCCACCTGTTTCAAAGGAGACATGAAAAggggaattattattattatgggcAACTATAAAATacgagagggagagggagagggagaaggAGAGCggaagagggagagagagagaggtgagATTTATGCAAGAATGATATACTATGACAAAGACTCGAAGGTAATCTCCTAATTTCTGAAACCATCTATAAATCCACCAATGAAATgtgaaaatttttcaaatacatCAGTGGCAATATGGTCTCCCTATAGACGCCTTCCAGTGCAAACACGCAAAATATTTGGTGCCACAGAAATCATAGCTCAGCAATTGTAGAACAAGAGTAAGAAAGGTCTTACCTTTGTTTTAAGTTCATTAATCACATCCCCTACAGTGCTCTGTTTAGGTAGTCTAATATTATGAATTACCACCTGCAAATGGTTATAACCAGTTCAGAAGAATGGCTCAAAGATGATCCAGAAAAAAGATAGCCACAACAGATTACCTCATCTTTAGTAGCATGATGGAAAGCAACTTTCAGATTTTTCAAACCTTGCAATTCTGGAAGAGGAATGTCCAGAACTTCATAGTACAAAATATCAGAAGTCTGGAAGAAAAAAAATGGGTATTATCTACCAGCCACACTGTTACTGTATGATGAGTAAGGGAGCAATTTCTTCACCCCATGGGACATTTACCTGATTATAGTGAACTAACATATCTGAAAGATGATCCACTCCTCGATATTTAATTGGCTGGGGCTTAGGCTGCTGGGAGTAACAGTTGTGAGATGTTAACCTAATCTTGGATGGATCATCTAAACCAATTTGTTGAGCTACTCTTTCCACAACATCATCATAGGTATGTAGCTTTGACCTTGAAAATCATCAATGGTAGATCATGAATGTCTTAATAACGACATTATAGCATTTCACACTAAGCAAAAGAACAATGGTCTTGAGTTACAAGTACTTACAACTCCAGACAAAAATCATCCTCTTTTGGTTTCTCTAGAGAACGAAAATGAACTACCTGTAAAGGATCACagcaaaaaaataatgaataaattataattaaacattAAAGAAAAAACTTCTGCTGATATTTAATGGTATGCTCCAAAAATGGATATATGATAATTGTACAGGTTTTGAATATGACAGGAGGCTCAAATTTCAGGAAAAATATTACTCCTAGATATGACACTTGGAACTTGAACTAGATGAAAGGCAATATATTTTGGGAAACTAATGAATTAACACCAATATCAAGAACGCACATGTAAATAAGAATAAATTACCTGCCGATTGTGCACATATTCCAGAAATGAAGGCACATCTGGGTAGCGGCAATCTTCTTCACCCTCAAGAGGAGGAGATTTCTGAAAGCAAATTATGTCTCCATCTTCAATCTGCAAATGAAATGGAGAAAAAAAGGGTCAAATACTACAATATATGATAATTTGACAGAGATCCAGAGTACCCAAAAAAAAAGTACCTGACTTAATCGAAATGACGTCCTCTTATCAAGATGTTCACACATGACACAGGGATCAAACTTTATTTCCTGAACAGAAAATAGCAAATAGTCAAATAAGACATTATGTGAAAGCAAATACCTCAGCACTTTGCTATAGAGAGATggattttgctttcttttcaccTAAATAATTGCAAGGATTCAGATGTTTGCATGTGTGTAATATGCATGTAAGAGAAGGTAAATTTGACAAAACAAACCTCATAAAGTTCAATCTCTTCGTCAGGTGCAAAGCCAGCCATTTGATTAAGTTTTGCCAAGATTTCCATTGGTTTACCAGAACTCTTCACAAAAAGCCTACCGACATATCTGGCATCACAGAAAAACAATAATGTCATAaagcattttaaaaaaaatgactgAAAACAAGAATGGAGAACAAATCATTTTCCGCACCGTAATTCTCCTTTCTCAGGATCATAAAGcttgaagaaaagaagaatatcTTCTTTAGTTTTGTCAGGAGGAGCAATAGGACGTAAATCCTGTAGTGTTGCACAAACTCAGTAGACATTTTTTCCTGGACAGCAATGCCACCATTAAAAATACTTTCGCGGTGTAATATGACATACCTGTCCAAGCTCTACTTCCAAGAACAACTTCAATTCTGCAGTGTGTGCTTTATTTGACACTTCCCTCAGCTGTCCAACCTATCAACACCAAACGAATATCAATCATTCCATATATTAATTACCATATTTCActataataaataaacaaaaaacaaGCGAAGACATTAAATTAGAATTAACAACCCAAGAAATGTTCTTACTTTAAGGGCAGGATTATGCAAAAGACAGAATcaaaacttgttatatatacaGAGTCCCCTGAACTTTATCAATTATTACCCATTCTCATAAGAAGTGCTACTAACCAAAACAattatacaattaaaaaaaacacGAGCCATGCCATATGTTAATGTCTCTGAACCTATCATTATCCAATTTGAACAAGAGACTATGAAGTGGAATAATTACTGATTGTGCTTCCTCTTGAGGTGTTAGTGGTCGATTCGGACGGTATGTATGATTTTGACGCTTCGCCCATATCCAAAATCGCTGAAACTGTACAGGTACACCAAATTCTTTGGTAACCTCCTCCTGTAAATCAGCTCAATATTAAACAAGTTTTCGTGAACATACTGCTCAACCAACAGAATgttaaaaatttttgaattcAGCAATCAAACATAAGTAGCAGCTTCACTCCAGAAAAGGAGGACAAAGAAAACAAAGGATAAAGGGGTAAGTTAGAAATAGAGAAAGATGGTACAATAATATGACATTTAAAGTGAGATGAATATCAAACAAGTCTTAAGTACCTTAAAATGACTAAACGGTGTCTGCTTTTGGATACGGAAATTACGAACTTTGTCATGATCCACCAGGTCAAAATATATATCCCTTCCAATCTGCTCTTTAAGGTCCTCGTCTCGTGCAACCTAGATGTAAAAGGACAGATTTGTTTATGATTTTTCTCAGACATTGAGACACAGCCAGGCTAGTCATTGTTTTGGCAATAATAATACTATGAGCAGAAATTTGAAGAAGGAAAACCTTTATTATTGTATAAAGGTGGGCTTGTGCTTTATATCTTCTCTTGTCTTCCTTCTCTTCTTGTTCTTTCTTCAACCTAATCTGGAAGACGTTGAATCATGTGTTAATCTTTGATCtccacatgcatacacactaaGATATACATGAAAGCAAGAAATCTACCCTCAGGTGTTCAGCAATGTCTTTTTCATCGACATTACAAATTATCTTGTCCTTGTCACATTCACGTATATAAACTAGCATGTAAGCGTTTGAGTATTTTGTGAACTTAAATGGAGCATTATTAAAACCAGGATTGGTCTGTGGAAGCTGTAGCAGAACAAGAGAACAAAGTCAGTTCACCATGTATCCTGGATAGCACGATAGCATTCAAGTAATTTTCAGGAAAGCATTACCTCTTCCTCACCGCCATACTGCTCTTCTAGTGCCCTCTTCATATCCTCCTTTGTCACCCGTTCATCATCAAATTTGAACCTTAAACAATAAACCAAGTAAATTAAAAAGCAAAAGAAACAGACTTCATATTTATTCATAAATACTGTCATGTGGTCTGGtagaggaaaaaaaattaaaggtcCTAAAGAATAATAAGGAGAATTGGAATAATTAATTACAAATAACAGTACAGAAATGCAGAATTGTTTCAAAAATTTCTACGGCATACATTTGCATACCATTGATCAGAAAGGGTTGGCCTGATGAAAGCATAATAATGTCCACCATGCACCCCTCCACTATGAACCAACACACTGCACGGGAAAACAAGAAACCTAAATGATAACATACTACATTATTTTCAGAAAACATGTTATCACAAAGCTAGACAAATGAAAATACTCAAATGCATACAACTTACATTTGAtgtttctaaaaattaaaatgtttgcCAATTGCCAAGTATGTCAGTTTTTTTCCCAATCATGCAAGTTATATACATTTGTCATTCCTCTAAAGGTTCTATTTTAACACAGCAAGGATTTAAAGAAACAAAGTTGTAGTTACTTATTCAAAGAATATGTTATACAACAAATGTAGGTCTATTTACAGAAATTTTAATCACTTCAAAAAATGAGGAATTGGAAAAGAGAGAGACAATTTCTAAGAACGTAATGTGCATGAAAATGGTATGAATAACCCAAATAATCAACAATTCTTATAAAATGCAAACTAGAGCAGTTAACAAGAAATCGATAATAACAAAGACCTAGACAGTTTAACATTATCAAGAGCTATGAAACAAACAGCAGCCGTTGTGTCACCCAGGATTATTGACAGTTGGCACAGATTGAGAACAAgaccgagagagagagagagagagagagagagagatcagaGTAAAATCAATGAGGCAATGACAGATTATGCACCAATTTTAAGGTTAACATTGGAAACCAACCATTAAAAGGGTTAAGGAACTCAGTAAGGCACTCAACCAAACTGTTAGAAGACCAAATCCAATCAAGCATGAAGAGCACAAAAGGGCTTGTACCTATGAAGTGTGTAAAGGTTACGAACACTCCTGTCCGCTTCCGGCGACAGATATTTTCCATTCTCTCTGTCAAGGTCAAGTTGAAGAGGAAACTCATATCGGTCATTAATCTACAAAACAGAAAAACTCCTATCAGTGCTGAACCAAACATAACTTCCTTTAGTAATTGCTATAGATCAACCCCGCATCAATTATCACTTGGTTTGCATGCAAAAACCAATAAGGTAATAATTTTATCATACAAACCAGTAATTAATACTGACCTTCACCATAGTGTCTCGCATAAAGTCATACTCAAACCTCTTCAGTTGGAGTTGAAGAACAGGGGGAAAGTCAATAAATAGGACACCCTTCTTAGCATCCTGCAATAATTTACTATCATAACCATCTTCAATAATACCCcaaatcattaaaatcattGAATGTCAATGAGATGAGGGGCTATCCTAAGTTGAGACTCTGAAAAAGCATTGAATGTCAATGAGATGAGGGGCTTACCTAAGTCGGAAATCTGAGAAAGCATCATGACATACTAGCAACCACAAAGTCTACATAAACATGCATAGCCTTTTTTTTCATTGCTAACAAGTCCCAATTTAAGGATTTATTCATAAGAAAACTTAGAGACTCTTATCACTCCTGACACTTTTCTTTTGAAACTAGCTAAAACGTTTTCCAACATCCAGGGGTCAGTCTAGGGATCTGACAATTTCTGCTGTAGTTACCAGAACCATCTCCATGGAGATGATGCAAGAAGACTGTAGGGGTACTTCACTTTGAGAAAACCATCAGATTCTACACAATTACACTAAAAAATTTCAAGACAGTTAAGGGGAATGAGTGGCCAAAACATAAAGTTGGTTTGAAACATAAAATCCACCATCTCAATGGCCTAAGAAAATTCCACTGTTCGCTACCATCTAAATTCTAATCATAATAAGCAACAAACCTGCAAACCGTGTTCTTCAGCATGGTATTTGTTATCACCCTCAAGTCGTTCAACTTCTACATACTTGTCAAAAGAAGCATAAACATCCCGACAACCTTTTACATCAAGCTGGAGATCTGCCATCCAGATGTCAGCATTTCAGCATCCCATTTTAATACCATAAGTTTTAAACACTATTCAAATATAAATACCGTAAAATGATTCTTTTCTTGTTGATTTATAATCCACATTGATACACTCGATATAATTCATATGGTGACCCTCAAATAACTGCTGTATCGTCCCCTCCACCACAGTCCCCTGGACCAGAAGAAGAAAATTCCGTAGGCTTAACTGAACCAAAATACATATCAAAGCTGCTAAACAATCAATACCTTCATCTTATCTTCTAGCTTCTCACACAGTACCCTATTGAGTTCTTGTACATCATGCTGCATGAAGGAATCATACGTATCCCATCCAAAAGATTTGGTCAATTCCTTTGTTGCAACACTTGTGTCATTATATTGCAGCTTATAGAATAAACTCTGTAGAGCTAAAGGAATGCTTCCTGTAGGCATGTCATTTTCAGTTGTTGGCATGTGGTACACAGCCTGAAATATTCATTTCACAGTTAGGAGATTTCCTTTTGATGACACATCACACAAATCTAAGCTTAGGAAAATAAAGAATGTGCTAACCTTCCTAAAGTAAGGAATGTGGTAGAGAGTCTGCAAGAGAGAGTTCATATAACATGTTGCTCCTTGGTTCTTCAGTCCTACATACCCAGTCTCCTTCTTTGAGTCATATGACCAATAATCCAGAACCTTACGAACAGCAACTTCAGCTTCCACAACAACAATATCATTCACAAGGTATCCTCTACTGGGATCATAAAGATCACTAAGAGGCATAAACGATGTGAAACCCCAGTCACTTTCTCTTCCATTAAATTGATGCTGCGTATCTgcagttttattttaataaataaaatgcaaGTTAAAATATCCATTCCAATAACTTTGATTTTTCAATTCCATCAAATAGGAAGTTTTTTTTTCTGGAAGGACCACAAAATAGGAAGTGGATTGCAATATTATGCTTAAATGGCAATGAACAAAATAATCAActattgtttgtgatgtatCCAATATTTTGTGGAATCATCTCTACCAATAAACATAAAATCCAGCTTAAGATCATGAAAGAGGCAATCAATCATTGGTTACAAATTTACAATACATATTATCCACTCAATCCTTACCATAAATGCAAAATTACACATGTTTTCACAGGCATTATAATTATGAACAAATGAGTCCGCATGACTGCATCAGTAACAAATTTAATAACATAAAACTCCTGCCATTAATTACTGACGACAAATCTGACTTTTAAGGTGAAATTACAATAACAATCAAACAAATTGAGAATAAACATTGAAAAATATAccttttttaattgaatactTGTTATGAATTTGATTGACTACAGCCAAGCTGAATTGTGCGTATCTACTCCATCCATATGGCAATGTGGCAGAATCAGCTACATCCAAATACATAGACAAGTGATCCACATTGTTTCCCTTGGGAAAAATTAGTATCCGCCTGCCAGAAACCAACCA includes:
- the LOC110620737 gene encoding ubiquitin C-terminal hydrolase 12 isoform X2, with the protein product MTMMTPPPLDQEDEEMLVPHSDLVEGPQPMEVAQVESASTVENQPVEDPPSMKFSWTIQNFSRLNTKKHYSDVFIVGGYKWRILIFPKGNNVDHLSMYLDVADSATLPYGWSRYAQFSLAVVNQIHNKYSIKKDTQHQFNGRESDWGFTSFMPLSDLYDPSRGYLVNDIVVVEAEVAVRKVLDYWSYDSKKETGYVGLKNQGATCYMNSLLQTLYHIPYFRKAVYHMPTTENDMPTGSIPLALQSLFYKLQYNDTSVATKELTKSFGWDTYDSFMQHDVQELNRVLCEKLEDKMKGTVVEGTIQQLFEGHHMNYIECINVDYKSTRKESFYDLQLDVKGCRDVYASFDKYVEVERLEGDNKYHAEEHGLQDAKKGVLFIDFPPVLQLQLKRFEYDFMRDTMVKINDRYEFPLQLDLDRENGKYLSPEADRSVRNLYTLHSVLVHSGGVHGGHYYAFIRPTLSDQWFKFDDERVTKEDMKRALEEQYGGEEELPQTNPGFNNAPFKFTKYSNAYMLVYIRECDKDKIICNVDEKDIAEHLRIRLKKEQEEKEDKRRYKAQAHLYTIIKVARDEDLKEQIGRDIYFDLVDHDKVRNFRIQKQTPFSHFKEEVTKEFGVPVQFQRFWIWAKRQNHTYRPNRPLTPQEEAQSVGQLREVSNKAHTAELKLFLEVELGQDLRPIAPPDKTKEDILLFFKLYDPEKGELRYVGRLFVKSSGKPMEILAKLNQMAGFAPDEEIELYEEIKFDPCVMCEHLDKRTSFRLSQIEDGDIICFQKSPPLEGEEDCRYPDVPSFLEYVHNRQVVHFRSLEKPKEDDFCLELSKLHTYDDVVERVAQQIGLDDPSKIRLTSHNCYSQQPKPQPIKYRGVDHLSDMLVHYNQTSDILYYEVLDIPLPELQGLKNLKVAFHHATKDEVVIHNIRLPKQSTVGDVINELKTKVELSHPNAELRLLEVFYHKIYKIFPPNEKIENINDQYWTLRAEEIPEEEKNLGPHDRLIHVYHFTKETAQNQMQVQNFGEPFFLVIHEGETLAEVKARIQKKLQVPDEDFSKWKFAFLSLGRPEYLQDSDIVFTRFQRRDVYGAWEQYLGLEHSDNTPKRSYAVNQNRHTFEKPVKIYN
- the LOC110620737 gene encoding ubiquitin C-terminal hydrolase 12 isoform X1, with the protein product MTMMTPPPLDQEDEEMLVPHSDLVEGPQPMEVVAQVESASTVENQPVEDPPSMKFSWTIQNFSRLNTKKHYSDVFIVGGYKWRILIFPKGNNVDHLSMYLDVADSATLPYGWSRYAQFSLAVVNQIHNKYSIKKDTQHQFNGRESDWGFTSFMPLSDLYDPSRGYLVNDIVVVEAEVAVRKVLDYWSYDSKKETGYVGLKNQGATCYMNSLLQTLYHIPYFRKAVYHMPTTENDMPTGSIPLALQSLFYKLQYNDTSVATKELTKSFGWDTYDSFMQHDVQELNRVLCEKLEDKMKGTVVEGTIQQLFEGHHMNYIECINVDYKSTRKESFYDLQLDVKGCRDVYASFDKYVEVERLEGDNKYHAEEHGLQDAKKGVLFIDFPPVLQLQLKRFEYDFMRDTMVKINDRYEFPLQLDLDRENGKYLSPEADRSVRNLYTLHSVLVHSGGVHGGHYYAFIRPTLSDQWFKFDDERVTKEDMKRALEEQYGGEEELPQTNPGFNNAPFKFTKYSNAYMLVYIRECDKDKIICNVDEKDIAEHLRIRLKKEQEEKEDKRRYKAQAHLYTIIKVARDEDLKEQIGRDIYFDLVDHDKVRNFRIQKQTPFSHFKEEVTKEFGVPVQFQRFWIWAKRQNHTYRPNRPLTPQEEAQSVGQLREVSNKAHTAELKLFLEVELGQDLRPIAPPDKTKEDILLFFKLYDPEKGELRYVGRLFVKSSGKPMEILAKLNQMAGFAPDEEIELYEEIKFDPCVMCEHLDKRTSFRLSQIEDGDIICFQKSPPLEGEEDCRYPDVPSFLEYVHNRQVVHFRSLEKPKEDDFCLELSKLHTYDDVVERVAQQIGLDDPSKIRLTSHNCYSQQPKPQPIKYRGVDHLSDMLVHYNQTSDILYYEVLDIPLPELQGLKNLKVAFHHATKDEVVIHNIRLPKQSTVGDVINELKTKVELSHPNAELRLLEVFYHKIYKIFPPNEKIENINDQYWTLRAEEIPEEEKNLGPHDRLIHVYHFTKETAQNQMQVQNFGEPFFLVIHEGETLAEVKARIQKKLQVPDEDFSKWKFAFLSLGRPEYLQDSDIVFTRFQRRDVYGAWEQYLGLEHSDNTPKRSYAVNQNRHTFEKPVKIYN